In one Rutidosis leptorrhynchoides isolate AG116_Rl617_1_P2 chromosome 8, CSIRO_AGI_Rlap_v1, whole genome shotgun sequence genomic region, the following are encoded:
- the LOC139864779 gene encoding uncharacterized protein, with translation MSLPIHLCFFLIILFMFVSFSWYSSYESLFEGLFDNLKLVFIVSPVLFLVVLQLISMFDTTGRSPFFVSDYDSSSGSAPWGVGLILVLLFFLLSYQSDLRERWFPLLS, from the coding sequence ATGTCTTTACCAATTCACTTATGTTTTTTCCTAATCATACTATTCATGTTTGTAAGTTTCTCATGGTACTCAAGTTACGAATCATTGTTTGAGGGTTTATTTGACAACCTCAAACTAGTGTTCATAGTATCACCAGTGTTGTTTCTTGTCGTTTTGCAATTGATCTCAATGTTCGATACAACGGGACGATCTCCTTTTTTTGTGTCGGATTACGATTCATCGAGTGGTTCGGCTCCTTGGGGCGTTGGGTTGATTCTTGTTCTTTTATTCTTCTTGCTTTCTTATCAGTCTGATCTTCGAGAACGATGGTTTCCGCTTCTTAGTTGA